The DNA region TCGTGATGCAGCTTGGACTGGTACTCGTCTCCCGAGCGAACGCAAACTGCCTTGGGACCTTCTATTCCGGCTTCCTTGTAATAAGCAACCCCAAGCTGAGCCGGACGCTGAATCACGTGAAACAGCTTTCCGAACGGCATCCAAAGCAGCAGAATGATTACCGTGAAGGCGTGCAGCAGCGAGATAAAGCTAAAGTGGGCCCCACCCATCAGCTTGTAGCTAGCCGTGATCATCAGCCCCGTGATGGAAACGGCGAAAAGCAAAACGAGCGGAATCAAGTCGTTTTCAATGGACTGGACGGCATGGGCCCCGTGCTGGAAAACGCGCCGATGCATCGCAAGGCCTATCCCCCCGAGAACGAGAAAAGCGCTGATGTTGAGGCCGTTAAAGAGGAGCCATCCAACGACGCTGTTCGGGTCGAACGAAAACTGAGGAATGCTCATGAATTCGACCTGATAGTTGTATCCATCCGGTGCGACGCCAAACTGAATCCAACCCCAGCTCAACGGAAAGGTAATCGCAAAAGCGATCAAGCAACCCCATGCCATGCCCATATGGGCGAGCCACCGAGTTGTGCTTCGCTTTCCGATGAACTTCTGGAGGACTATGTTGTAGATGAGCAAGCCGACAAGCTTGAAGATGTTCCGAACGAGCTTCTTGGGCTCCACAAAGAGCTTCCATGACGCAACGAAGTACCGCCATGTGGCTGGTCGCTGAATCCACATCAAATATCGGTAGGCAAACGCGAATGCGGCAAAAATGGTCGCTGCTGTATAAGCCGCCAGCGGCGAATCAAATCGCGTGAGCTTGCCCGAACCGAAGTAGATTGCTACTAGGAGTCCGAGTGAACAAATCAAGCCACCGGTGATCGCGATGGGGAGTGGATTTTTGGGGGGACTTTTGGTCATCACTTATCCTCTTCGAGTACGGAGTCAATCCAGCTTAGGCAAGCCATCATATGCGGGAATCCCAACGTCGGCGCGGCGAGCAAAGCAGCATGGCGCAACTCCTCAACGGTCGCTCCAGCTTGGAGGGCCTTGTGAGCATGGCTCTTTGCCCCCCCTTCGAGACGGGCTCCGAAAGACATCGCGAGTTTCATGAGGCATCGGGTCTTTTCGTCGAGCGGGCCCGCGGTTGCTACTGCTTCCCCATAGGTCTCGTAGGCTTTCCCGACCTCAGGAAAGTCTTCAAAGAACCGAACATACCGTTTTGGCAACCGTGCCATAGTCAAGAGTATGGAAGGCCAGGTGGGGGCGCACTATGATATCGATCATGCTGACCAGTCTTCCGTCTTGTTGACCGGAGGGGCAAGCCGCCGGATGGGCTTCAATAAGGCTTTGATTTCGATGGGAGGCGAGCCGCTTGCCGTCCGGTTAGCCCGAATTCTGCGGGAAGCAGGCTGGGAACCCACGATCTTGGGTCGCGCCCCTGTCGATGGATACCGGTTTCATCCTGATGATGAGATCGAGCTCGGGCCACTCACGGCAATTCGCGCATTCGTCCCGACCAGCCATCTTGTCTTCGTGCTTTCGTGCGATGTGCCCCTTTTTGACGGGGCCGTCGCGAGGGCTCTCAAATCCTGTCTCGGCGAGAAAGAAGCAGCGATTCCCTCTATCAACGGTCGATTGCAACCTTTGTGCGGAGTTTATCGTCGTTCTGCCTGGGAGAAAATATGCGATGTTGATTCGCCCAGAATCATGGATTGGGTGAAGGCTTTGGACGTGCAAATCGTCAACGAATCGGACTTACTCCGGCTTGGGGTTCAGCCCGATTGGTGTAGAGGAGTCAATACACCATTAGAACTAAAGACCTTGCTGGATTCTGCAAGTCGTCCTGACAAGTAGAGAGTGTGCTATCAAATCGCTTGAACTCGTTGGCTGCACCAAAATCGCTCCGAGTGATTTTCAGCAAGTTGCGGAGTAAGTTGGGTTCCTCCGAAACAGGAAACGAAGCATAACCGTAGCCCAAATGCCGAGACCGAGCAATTCGACGAAACCGGTCCAGCCCATCGGGGCGAAGGCAGAGCGATTCAAGTCCGTGATAATTTCCAATCCGACCCTTGCCGCATTGCCCACGTTAAGCAGAATAAAGACGCTCCACAGAGCGGGAACCTTTCGCTCATCCAGCTTCAGCATTTTCGTGACCAAGTGGTAGCCCACCGCCACGATCATTTGCGAAATGAATCCCACCGTGACCGCATGGCGGATCGCACCGGTGTAGGCGTGCGAAAACGGAGCGCCTATCGCCCGCAAATGCAGGGGTTCCAAGATCAGAAGCGCGCCAGCAATTAGCAACCAGGCAAATGCAGAGCGGATGAACTTTTGACAGGGATTGGCATGGCGCACGAGGCTGAAGACACCCAAAGAAAGGGTCATTGCCCCCGCCCCTAGAGCCAACAGAACGCCGCCGAGCCGAAACCACAAATCTGTGCCCGGCAAAAGTTCGGACTGAAAATACACGTTCCAACCGACCACTCGGGCGACCAGCCCACTCGACCAGAGTCCGAATGCAGCAAGGCCCCAACCTGAATCAGCGGCTCGGAAACCAAGGCATCCGGGGAACTTGCTCGCCGCGACGCCAAATATCATCATCGCCACGAAGCCCAAAAATTGTAGTTCCCGAAGGGGCGTGAGCCATTGGGCGACAAAAGCAATCGACGCCTCTCGGCTCGGCTGGTGACTAAGCGCAAATGCAATTGGCTCGGCAAGGGAGACCAGGAGCAAGCACCCCAAGGAGGCGAACACAAACGCCGTCGGCCACGTGAGGGGTTCCGCCTTCCGGTATCGGTTAGCGCCGATGTTGTACAAAAACAACGCCACGGCGACAATCTGTAGGCTTGCGGAGGCTAGCCCTAACCAGAGCCAGCGTGAGGCATCTTGCTGGGCGAGAGGTTCGGCTACGAATCGCAGCGCAATACCGGTTCCCATGCTGCCTAGAGCCCACCAGGCGATCTTATGGAACGTCGCGCTCTTGGCGAGCGTGGTTCCGTGCTGTTGCATGGCAAACCCCATGACAAAAAAGCCGACCCACCCAAAGAGCTGCGAGTTGGCATGGGCCAAGACGTAGGGGGTCCAGAGAGACGCCGTATAGCTTCCTTGACGAGCAATGCCCATTAAAGCAATCGCCCCGAGCAGACAACCCACCGTAAGCACGGTGATGATGCCGCTCACAAAGAAGGGGCGGTACACCTGGGTTTCCGCGCGATCCGTGCCCGACTTGGCGACGGGAATCGTCGAACGCATCGGAAGCAGAGTCAACGAGGACCGATCTTTGATCATGTTTCCTATTATCGAAGGCTTAGCCCAAGGCCACCATGATGGGCGTCATACCGGGAGCGGCCGCTAGAGGGCTAGCAGGGTATTTCAGCCCCTTTTCGGGAGTAGTACCACCAGTTCAGGCCGATATTGATCACGTAGAAAATGGCAAGGCCCATGAAGAACGGGGCCGCATTGCGGCCCGATCCGAGCACCGCGCCGAGAGTCAGGCTGAAAGCGAACGGCCCATAGGCCGCAATCGCGGAAGTCCATCCGATGACGCCCCCAGCCTGGCGCGGCGGGAAAATCATGGGGATTTGTTTGAACGTGCTCGCATTTCCAATGCCGCTAAAGAAGAAGATGCCGAGCATGAGCCATAGGAAGCCGCTCCAACTGGCCATTGAGCTTGGATTCGCAAAGGGCAGAATCGCGATACTGCATGCCAGCATTCCGATCCCGCTGACTATCGTCACCTTTGCCCCTCCAACTTTGTCTGCGACTGGCCCTGCGGCAGCGCGGACTCCAGCACCAACCAGCGGCCCCAAAAACGCAAAGGCCAACGGATCAGGTGCGCCATCGAATCCACCGTAGAGTTGCTTGATCATTAGCGGAAATGCAGCTGCTAGGCCACTAAACGACCCGAAGGTCATGACGTAGAGTGACGTCATGACCCACGTGTGCTTTTCCTTGAAGATATCGAGTTGCTCCTTGAAGCTTGCCTGAACCGGCACGTCCCGAAGACCAAACCAAGCGACCACCGCACCCAAGAGCACAAGCGGCACCCAAATCAACGCACCGTTCTGAAGATAGATGTTGCTGGTCGCCCCGGTTTTGGGGTTCGTCAGAGTTTGCGAACTTCCCAGAAGGGCGATCCCAATGATGGCGGGGATAAGAAATTGGGCAATGCTCACGCCAAAGTTGCCGATCCCCGCTTGAATCCCGAGCGCCGTCCCCAACTTGGATTTTGGGAAGAACAACGATGTGCTCGGCATAAATGAACTGAAGTTGCCCCCACCCAAACCGGCGAGAAAGGCCAAAACCAAAAAGGTCGAGAGCGGAGTCTGGGGGTTCATGACCGCAAACCCCCAACCCACGCAGGGGATCGCCAAGAGAAGCGTCGATACACTCACGGTCTTGCGCGTTCCAAAAATGGGGATGAGAAAAGTGTGGACGATGCGCAAGGTCCCAGCCGCGAGGCCAGGCATGGCGGTCAGCCAGAACAGTTCGTGCGGTGCAAACTTGAAGCCGATGCCGGAGAGCTTCACGACTAGAGCGCTCACCATGAACCAGGTGGAGAAGCTGAGGAGAAGGCAGAACGTGGTGATCCACAGCGTCCGCCATGCGACCGTCTTCGCGGTTGACTCCCAAAAGGAAGGGTCATTGGGTTGCCATTCTTGAGCGTTCGGCGCGTCGGTTGGTGTATTCATGAGTCGGACTCGTTGCCTTTCCTCATTTTCGATGACCCGCAAAAGACGCGCTATGATGCCTGTCATAGAATCTCAGATTCCAAGCGGGTTTGTTGAGCGCGCTAGAACGACGGTCTATTCCGTAGCCGGAGCTCGCTTTGCCATCTTAAGGATCGTGACGTGCATCCAAACAAGGCAAACAATGCTAATGAGTGCGAGGAGCAGCCAGCAAGAGGTCCAGAGTCCGGTCAGTTTCAGCAGATAGCCAAAGAGAATGGGGCACACAAATCCGCCGAGTCCGCCGATGACTCCAACGATTCCACCCACGACGCCGACGTCATTCGGAAAATAGTCGGGAATGTGGCGATACACGGCGGCCTTACCGATCCCCATCATGATTCCCGCCAAGAAAACGATCGCAGTAAACACCCACACATTGGCCTGAAAATAGACGTGAGTCACACCACGGGCGAGCAACTCGCGCTTCTTCACCTTTTGGCCCACTTCCACTATCGGCTC from Armatimonadota bacterium includes:
- a CDS encoding molybdenum cofactor guanylyltransferase — translated: MEGQVGAHYDIDHADQSSVLLTGGASRRMGFNKALISMGGEPLAVRLARILREAGWEPTILGRAPVDGYRFHPDDEIELGPLTAIRAFVPTSHLVFVLSCDVPLFDGAVARALKSCLGEKEAAIPSINGRLQPLCGVYRRSAWEKICDVDSPRIMDWVKALDVQIVNESDLLRLGVQPDWCRGVNTPLELKTLLDSASRPDK
- a CDS encoding MFS transporter, translating into MTKSPPKNPLPIAITGGLICSLGLLVAIYFGSGKLTRFDSPLAAYTAATIFAAFAFAYRYLMWIQRPATWRYFVASWKLFVEPKKLVRNIFKLVGLLIYNIVLQKFIGKRSTTRWLAHMGMAWGCLIAFAITFPLSWGWIQFGVAPDGYNYQVEFMSIPQFSFDPNSVVGWLLFNGLNISAFLVLGGIGLAMHRRVFQHGAHAVQSIENDLIPLVLLFAVSITGLMITASYKLMGGAHFSFISLLHAFTVIILLLWMPFGKLFHVIQRPAQLGVAYYKEAGIEGPKAVCVRSGDEYQSKLHHDDLVEVMKEVGVDFGDHQDLSPAEKRKLIAINQLAAMEDRSFVG
- a CDS encoding NarK/NasA family nitrate transporter encodes the protein MNTPTDAPNAQEWQPNDPSFWESTAKTVAWRTLWITTFCLLLSFSTWFMVSALVVKLSGIGFKFAPHELFWLTAMPGLAAGTLRIVHTFLIPIFGTRKTVSVSTLLLAIPCVGWGFAVMNPQTPLSTFLVLAFLAGLGGGNFSSFMPSTSLFFPKSKLGTALGIQAGIGNFGVSIAQFLIPAIIGIALLGSSQTLTNPKTGATSNIYLQNGALIWVPLVLLGAVVAWFGLRDVPVQASFKEQLDIFKEKHTWVMTSLYVMTFGSFSGLAAAFPLMIKQLYGGFDGAPDPLAFAFLGPLVGAGVRAAAGPVADKVGGAKVTIVSGIGMLACSIAILPFANPSSMASWSGFLWLMLGIFFFSGIGNASTFKQIPMIFPPRQAGGVIGWTSAIAAYGPFAFSLTLGAVLGSGRNAAPFFMGLAIFYVINIGLNWWYYSRKGAEIPC
- a CDS encoding carboxymuconolactone decarboxylase family protein yields the protein MARLPKRYVRFFEDFPEVGKAYETYGEAVATAGPLDEKTRCLMKLAMSFGARLEGGAKSHAHKALQAGATVEELRHAALLAAPTLGFPHMMACLSWIDSVLEEDK